One window from the genome of Parasteatoda tepidariorum isolate YZ-2023 chromosome 8, CAS_Ptep_4.0, whole genome shotgun sequence encodes:
- the LOC122271097 gene encoding DENN domain-containing protein 4C-like — protein MEDKRVADYFVVAGFLDNALPLEEFSRGGNSLKSTQFLLPITDVAIIKHSQGGTVSNGYTCIECTPLGFPADLKHGSLCSPNIFFCYCRGRYKPPLVDMGVLYEGKEKVMADSEVVLNTPGGHLANVNNSGSKTFYILEST, from the exons ATGGAGGATAAACGAGTAGCCGACTACTTTGTAGTTGCAGGTTTTCTGGACAATGCTTTACCTCTCGAAGAGTTCTCTCGTGGTGGAAACAGTCTCAAATCTACACAGTTTTTGCTGCCCATCACTGATGTGGCCATTATTAAACATAGCCAGGGAGGAACAGTGTCGAATGGTTATACATGCATTGAATGCACTCCTCTTGGTTTTCCTGCTGATTTAAAGCATGGAAGTCTATGCAGTCCAAACATCTTTTTCTGTTACTGCCGGGGTAGGTATAAACCCCCTCTCGTTGATATGGG ggTACTTTACGAAGGAAAGGAGAAAGTCATGGCTGACAGTGAAGTGGTCCTAAATACACCTGGTGGTCATTTAGCAAATGTAAATAACAGtggttcaaaaactttttacatattGGAAAGCACCTGA